In Dermochelys coriacea isolate rDerCor1 chromosome 10, rDerCor1.pri.v4, whole genome shotgun sequence, one DNA window encodes the following:
- the LOC119862599 gene encoding tropomodulin-3-like isoform X3, which yields MTLPFRKDLDKYKDLDEDDILGKLSEEELKQLETVLDDLDPENALLPAGFRQKDQTTKKASGAFDREGLLAYLEKEALEQEDREDFVPFTGEKKGKIFIPKQKPVQSFIEEKVSLDPELEEALTSATDTELCDLAAILGMHNLITNTQFCDIVGSSNGVSNESFTDAVKGERMIPFSDEPPNPTQVEESLQRIKDNDSRLGEVNLNNIKNIPIPTLKEFAKALETNTHVKNFSLAATRSNDPVAVAFADMLRVNKNLKSLNIESNFITGVGIMALIDALKENETLTEVKIDNQFAREGLKETTSKPCCC from the exons ATGACACTTCCATTTCGAAAAGATTTGGACAAGTACAAGGATCTTGATGAGGATGACATTCTTGGCAAGCTATCAGAAGAAGAGCTGAAACAACTGGAAACTGTTCTGGATGACCTTGACCCTGAG aaTGCACTTTTGCCAGCAGGCTTCCGACAGAAAGACCAGACTACTAAAAAGGCCTCAGGTGCTTTTGACAGAGAGGGACTCCTTGCTTATTTGGAGAAGGAAGCACTGGAACAAGAAGACAGGGAGGATTTTGTTCCTTTTACAGGGGAAAAGAAAG GGAAAATATTTATCCCCAAACAGAAGCCTGTACAGTCTTTCATAGAAGAAAAAGTCTCTCTTGATCCAGAACTGGAGGAAGCTTTGACAAGTGCCACAGATACAGAACTGTGTGACCTTGCAG CTATCCTGGGAATGCACAACTTGATAACAAACACTCAGTTCTGTGACATAGTAGGAAGTAGTAACGGTGTCAGCAATGAAAGCTTCACAG ATGCAGTAAAAGGTGAAAGGATGATACCATTTTCAGATGAACCACCAAATCCCACacaagtagaggagagtttgcaAAGGATTAAAGATAATGACTCTCGTCTTGGTGAAGTTAATCTGAACAATATAAAG AACATCCCAATTCCAACACTGAAAGAATTTGCTAAGGCTTTGGAAACCAACACCCATGTGAAGAATTTCAGCCTTGCAGCCACTCGAAGCAATGACCCTGTTGCTGTT GCTTTTGCAGATATGCTGAGAGTGAACAAAAACTTGAAAAGTCTAAATATAGAATCAAATTTCATCACTGGGGTTGGCATTATGGCACTGATTGATGCACTAAAAGAGAATGAAACCCTGACAGAGGTCAAAATCGATAACCAG TTCGCAAGAGAAGGGTTGAAGGAGACTACCAGTAAACCTTGCTGCTGCTAG
- the LOC119862599 gene encoding tropomodulin-3-like isoform X2 — MTLPFRKDLDKYKDLDEDDILGKLSEEELKQLETVLDDLDPENALLPAGFRQKDQTTKKASGAFDREGLLAYLEKEALEQEDREDFVPFTGEKKGKIFIPKQKPVQSFIEEKVSLDPELEEALTSATDTELCDLAAILGMHNLITNTQFCDIVGSSNGVSNESFTDAVKGERMIPFSDEPPNPTQVEESLQRIKDNDSRLGEVNLNNIKNIPIPTLKEFAKALETNTHVKNFSLAATRSNDPVAVAFADMLRVNKNLKSLNIESNFITGVGIMALIDALKENETLTEVKIDNQRQQLGTPVEMEIAKMLEENTNILKFGYHFTQQGPRTRAAAAITKNNDLVRKRRVEGDYQ, encoded by the exons ATGACACTTCCATTTCGAAAAGATTTGGACAAGTACAAGGATCTTGATGAGGATGACATTCTTGGCAAGCTATCAGAAGAAGAGCTGAAACAACTGGAAACTGTTCTGGATGACCTTGACCCTGAG aaTGCACTTTTGCCAGCAGGCTTCCGACAGAAAGACCAGACTACTAAAAAGGCCTCAGGTGCTTTTGACAGAGAGGGACTCCTTGCTTATTTGGAGAAGGAAGCACTGGAACAAGAAGACAGGGAGGATTTTGTTCCTTTTACAGGGGAAAAGAAAG GGAAAATATTTATCCCCAAACAGAAGCCTGTACAGTCTTTCATAGAAGAAAAAGTCTCTCTTGATCCAGAACTGGAGGAAGCTTTGACAAGTGCCACAGATACAGAACTGTGTGACCTTGCAG CTATCCTGGGAATGCACAACTTGATAACAAACACTCAGTTCTGTGACATAGTAGGAAGTAGTAACGGTGTCAGCAATGAAAGCTTCACAG ATGCAGTAAAAGGTGAAAGGATGATACCATTTTCAGATGAACCACCAAATCCCACacaagtagaggagagtttgcaAAGGATTAAAGATAATGACTCTCGTCTTGGTGAAGTTAATCTGAACAATATAAAG AACATCCCAATTCCAACACTGAAAGAATTTGCTAAGGCTTTGGAAACCAACACCCATGTGAAGAATTTCAGCCTTGCAGCCACTCGAAGCAATGACCCTGTTGCTGTT GCTTTTGCAGATATGCTGAGAGTGAACAAAAACTTGAAAAGTCTAAATATAGAATCAAATTTCATCACTGGGGTTGGCATTATGGCACTGATTGATGCACTAAAAGAGAATGAAACCCTGACAGAGGTCAAAATCGATAACCAG AGGCAGCAGTTGGGAACACCTGTAGAAATGGAAATTGCCAAAATGCTTGAGGAGAATACAAATATCCTTAAATTTGGATACCATTTCACACAACAGGGACCACgaaccagagcagctgcagctatTACAAAAAATAATGATTTGG TTCGCAAGAGAAGGGTTGAAGGAGACTACCAGTAA
- the LOC119862599 gene encoding tropomodulin-3-like isoform X1, whose protein sequence is MTLPFRKDLDKYKDLDEDDILGKLSEEELKQLETVLDDLDPENALLPAGFRQKDQTTKKASGAFDREGLLAYLEKEALEQEDREDFVPFTGEKKGKIFIPKQKPVQSFIEEKVSLDPELEEALTSATDTELCDLAAILGMHNLITNTQFCDIVGSSNGVSNESFTDAVKGERMIPFSDEPPNPTQVEESLQRIKDNDSRLGEVNLNNIKNIPIPTLKEFAKALETNTHVKNFSLAATRSNDPVAVAFADMLRVNKNLKSLNIESNFITGVGIMALIDALKENETLTEVKIDNQRQQLGTPVEMEIAKMLEENTNILKFGYHFTQQGPRTRAAAAITKNNDLVWSIQVKFSAKAFSSLQP, encoded by the exons ATGACACTTCCATTTCGAAAAGATTTGGACAAGTACAAGGATCTTGATGAGGATGACATTCTTGGCAAGCTATCAGAAGAAGAGCTGAAACAACTGGAAACTGTTCTGGATGACCTTGACCCTGAG aaTGCACTTTTGCCAGCAGGCTTCCGACAGAAAGACCAGACTACTAAAAAGGCCTCAGGTGCTTTTGACAGAGAGGGACTCCTTGCTTATTTGGAGAAGGAAGCACTGGAACAAGAAGACAGGGAGGATTTTGTTCCTTTTACAGGGGAAAAGAAAG GGAAAATATTTATCCCCAAACAGAAGCCTGTACAGTCTTTCATAGAAGAAAAAGTCTCTCTTGATCCAGAACTGGAGGAAGCTTTGACAAGTGCCACAGATACAGAACTGTGTGACCTTGCAG CTATCCTGGGAATGCACAACTTGATAACAAACACTCAGTTCTGTGACATAGTAGGAAGTAGTAACGGTGTCAGCAATGAAAGCTTCACAG ATGCAGTAAAAGGTGAAAGGATGATACCATTTTCAGATGAACCACCAAATCCCACacaagtagaggagagtttgcaAAGGATTAAAGATAATGACTCTCGTCTTGGTGAAGTTAATCTGAACAATATAAAG AACATCCCAATTCCAACACTGAAAGAATTTGCTAAGGCTTTGGAAACCAACACCCATGTGAAGAATTTCAGCCTTGCAGCCACTCGAAGCAATGACCCTGTTGCTGTT GCTTTTGCAGATATGCTGAGAGTGAACAAAAACTTGAAAAGTCTAAATATAGAATCAAATTTCATCACTGGGGTTGGCATTATGGCACTGATTGATGCACTAAAAGAGAATGAAACCCTGACAGAGGTCAAAATCGATAACCAG AGGCAGCAGTTGGGAACACCTGTAGAAATGGAAATTGCCAAAATGCTTGAGGAGAATACAAATATCCTTAAATTTGGATACCATTTCACACAACAGGGACCACgaaccagagcagctgcagctatTACAAAAAATAATGATTTGG TCTGGAGTATACAAGTAAAATTTTCTGCAAAAGCCTTTTCATCTCTCCAACCCTGA